In the genome of Acidobacteriota bacterium, the window ACTTCTATCCTGGTGGCCAACCGCACCCAGGATACCGCCCAGGACATGGCGGCGCGCCTGGACGGCAAGGCCATTCCCTTCGACGACATTCACCAGCACCTGGTGCACAGCGACGTAGTGCTGGTATCGACGGGGGCGCCCCACTACATCCTCATGCGCAGCCGCATGGAAGAGGTGCTCAAGCAGCGCAAGTACCGTCCTCTCTTTCTCATCGACATCGCCGTGCCCCGCAACATCGACCCCGCCTGCGACGAAGTCGAGAACCTCTTTCTCTACGACATCGACGACCTTCAGCAGGTGGTGGAGGCCAACATGTCGGAGCGGATGGAAAACGCCCGCGAAGCCGAGGAGATCATCGAGCAGGAGGTGGAGAAGTACTTCCGGCGCCGTTCCAGCGAACAAGTCGGTCCCATGGTGCGCGAACTGATCGATACCTTCGAGGACGTGTGCCTGCAAGGATTCTCCTCCCTGGCCAACGGGATGAGCGAGCAGGACCGCCAGCGCCTGGAAAAACACCTGCGCCAAAGCGCTCACCGCCTGGCCCATCCCCTCATCACCGAAATCAAGCGCGTCGCCGCCCACGACCCCGACCGGCTCGACGAAGTGGACCTGATCAGGCGCGCCTTCGACCTGGAAGAGGAATGAAGCAAGTCATTATCGGTTCCAGAGGCAGCCAACTGGCGCTCTGGCAGGCGCGCTGGGTGCGCGGCCGGCTGCAAGAAG includes:
- the hemA gene encoding glutamyl-tRNA reductase yields the protein MDLPQTSDDSDLILVGLSHKTAPIEVREKVSIPEPLLEEVTGRLRQQCGLPESLIISTCNRVEVVAHSDQPRQSVHSIADFLHSHHGLKPDFLERFLYRLQGPSAVRHVFRVAASLDSLVIGEAQILGQMKQAYQAARELGSLGRLERLVPQAFFVAKRVRRETRVGMSPVSISSVAVELAESIFGRLKGRSAMLIGAGQMAELAAQNFRRSGVTSILVANRTQDTAQDMAARLDGKAIPFDDIHQHLVHSDVVLVSTGAPHYILMRSRMEEVLKQRKYRPLFLIDIAVPRNIDPACDEVENLFLYDIDDLQQVVEANMSERMENAREAEEIIEQEVEKYFRRRSSEQVGPMVRELIDTFEDVCLQGFSSLANGMSEQDRQRLEKHLRQSAHRLAHPLITEIKRVAAHDPDRLDEVDLIRRAFDLEEE